The following proteins are co-located in the Chloroflexia bacterium SDU3-3 genome:
- a CDS encoding DUF58 domain-containing protein, whose product MIPTLRLLLLLLIGSVLVAGSAMVPALVWLAILYVLLIAAFVVVDYVVSTKPQDLEIERINDTKLSIGAENGITLLVSSRAQRSVRFQLRDEYPHQFASDALILRGEVRPFEVCELRYRLTPDQRGDYSFGDTNIRYPSLLGTFVRQHRYATAAPVKVYPNVLDVRTYDLLARKGMLFELGLRNARVYGSGTEFERLREYTSDDEFRRINWRATARRGKPIAAEYETERSQYVMSVIDSGRLMRSPIGDLAKLDYAINAALLLSYVAGLKGDHTGLLTFADDVRDYLAPKRGKAQFQRMLETLYNVQFEPVEADYAQALAYLSLKQKRRSLIILFTDIVTLDAAKPLITHMARLAQRHLPLCVVLSDPHISAMAGQPADSSTQIYQRAVAELLLDERQVVLDTLNSHGVLTLDVPADKLSIALINKYLELKGRGAI is encoded by the coding sequence ATGATCCCCACGCTGCGCCTGCTGCTGCTGCTGCTGATCGGCTCGGTGCTGGTGGCCGGGTCGGCCATGGTGCCCGCCCTGGTCTGGCTGGCCATCCTCTACGTGCTGCTGATCGCGGCCTTTGTGGTGGTGGATTATGTCGTGTCGACCAAGCCGCAGGATCTGGAGATCGAGCGGATCAACGACACCAAGCTGTCGATCGGGGCCGAGAATGGCATCACGCTGCTGGTCTCCAGCCGCGCCCAGCGCAGCGTCCGCTTCCAGCTGCGCGACGAGTACCCGCACCAGTTCGCCAGCGACGCGCTGATCCTGCGCGGCGAGGTGCGCCCGTTCGAGGTCTGCGAGCTGCGCTACCGGCTCACCCCCGACCAGCGCGGCGACTATAGCTTCGGCGACACCAACATCCGCTACCCCAGCCTGCTGGGCACCTTCGTGCGGCAGCACCGCTACGCCACCGCCGCGCCTGTGAAGGTCTACCCCAACGTGCTGGATGTGCGCACCTACGACCTGCTGGCCCGCAAGGGCATGCTGTTCGAGCTGGGGCTGCGCAACGCGCGGGTCTACGGCAGCGGCACCGAGTTCGAGCGCCTGCGCGAGTACACCAGCGACGACGAGTTCCGCCGCATCAACTGGCGGGCCACGGCGCGGCGCGGCAAGCCCATCGCCGCCGAGTACGAGACCGAGCGCAGCCAGTATGTGATGAGCGTGATCGACTCGGGGCGGCTCATGCGCTCGCCCATCGGCGACCTGGCCAAGCTGGACTACGCGATCAACGCGGCGCTGCTGCTCTCCTACGTGGCCGGGCTGAAGGGCGACCACACCGGCCTGCTGACCTTCGCCGACGACGTGCGCGACTACCTCGCGCCCAAGCGCGGCAAGGCCCAGTTCCAGCGCATGCTGGAGACGCTCTACAACGTGCAGTTCGAGCCGGTGGAGGCCGACTACGCCCAGGCGCTGGCCTACCTGTCGCTGAAGCAGAAGCGCCGCTCGCTGATCATCCTGTTCACCGACATTGTGACGCTGGACGCGGCCAAGCCGCTGATCACGCACATGGCGCGGCTGGCCCAGCGCCACCTGCCGCTGTGCGTGGTGCTCTCCGACCCGCACATCAGCGCCATGGCCGGGCAGCCCGCCGATAGCTCGACCCAGATCTACCAGCGCGCCGTGGCCGAGCTGCTGCTGGACGAGCGCCAGGTGGTGCTGGACACGCTGAATAGCCACGGGGTGCTAACCCTGGACGTGCCCGCCGACAAGCTGAGCATCGCGCTGATCAACAAGTACCTAGAGCTGAAGGGGCGCGGGGCGATCTAG
- a CDS encoding transposase → MGRYELTDEQYALIEPELPRNGEKAGHPWNEHRPIINGIFWRLHTGAPWPDIPERYGKWKTIYDLIA, encoded by the coding sequence ATGGGACGGTACGAGTTGACTGATGAACAGTATGCCCTGATCGAGCCAGAATTGCCCCGCAACGGCGAAAAGGCAGGCCATCCATGGAACGAGCATCGCCCGATCATTAACGGTATTTTCTGGAGGCTCCATACCGGTGCCCCCTGGCCTGATATTCCTGAGCGGTACGGCAAATGGAAAACCATTTATGACCTTATTGCATGA
- a CDS encoding RHS repeat-associated core domain-containing protein has translation MSVTTNEQGLKASGQEFDPWGNVRAGAVPETTLDYTGQRRDSTGLLYYNARYYDPVSGHFISADTVVPDPTNPQQFNRYSYALNNPVHNTDPDGHCTETGKGDDYCHPSYGNGGGGGGSVESWTDDILSIDDGVGDVYYRSYEVEIAGSKYSQNEYFDLMRNHFGAFANGDTSVFKTNGTALNRGDRIDITGMGLPVGVYVGDISNNSFTLYTAKGHVEAGAIRFSVNTNSAGNLVVRIDSEARAANGAAHNIYDWSFVSGPGRAAQTGVWTNFLSNAVRLSGGRYANISAEGKAVGPLAAKITTSTARTPSYRIAPSKQMLNALSK, from the coding sequence GTGAGCGTGACGACCAACGAGCAGGGCCTGAAGGCCAGCGGGCAGGAGTTCGACCCGTGGGGCAACGTGCGCGCGGGCGCCGTGCCCGAGACCACGCTGGACTACACCGGCCAGCGGCGTGACAGCACCGGCCTGCTGTACTATAATGCCCGCTACTACGACCCGGTGAGCGGCCACTTTATCAGCGCGGATACCGTGGTGCCAGATCCGACAAACCCACAGCAGTTTAATCGTTACTCGTATGCCCTAAATAATCCTGTACATAATACAGATCCAGATGGTCACTGTACAGAAACTGGCAAAGGTGATGATTATTGTCATCCATCGTATGGTAATGGCGGTGGCGGCGGTGGCTCAGTGGAGAGTTGGACAGATGATATTTTGTCAATAGACGATGGTGTTGGCGATGTTTATTATCGTTCGTACGAGGTGGAAATTGCAGGATCGAAATATTCGCAAAACGAGTATTTTGATCTTATGAGGAATCACTTCGGTGCATTTGCAAATGGGGATACATCTGTATTCAAAACAAACGGGACTGCATTGAATCGAGGTGACCGTATAGATATTACAGGTATGGGCTTACCAGTTGGAGTATATGTTGGAGATATATCTAATAACTCCTTCACACTATACACTGCTAAGGGACATGTTGAAGCTGGTGCCATTCGCTTCAGCGTTAATACGAATAGTGCTGGTAACCTAGTTGTGAGAATTGACTCTGAAGCCCGTGCAGCTAACGGTGCTGCACATAATATATATGACTGGTCCTTTGTATCTGGTCCAGGCAGAGCTGCACAAACAGGGGTTTGGACTAATTTTCTAAGCAATGCAGTAAGACTTTCAGGTGGACGATATGCGAATATATCCGCTGAAGGAAAAGCTGTTGGCCCACTTGCAGCTAAAATTACTACATCAACGGCAAGAACACCATCATATCGCATTGCTCCATCCAAGCAAATGTTGAATGCTCTATCGAAATAA
- a CDS encoding RHS repeat-associated core domain-containing protein, with the protein MSVTTDANGALLHKQEFDPWGNVRAGDVPETTLDYTGQRRDTTGLLYYNARYYDPVSGHFLSADTVVPGNASGGMDGVALKPLTVSFAEPGLLSSLNSEESHADKLYWGGPANPQSLNRYSYVQNNPIIYRDPTGHEPRGPKGDPVGKGWSYRIDAFNNGDGFEIHVFNPRGQEVGIVAGRDGWINKHNKPGEIPSGMPEEVINNINGVNVSQLRRRGLIPEKGVAPSIKNGSYLLEGRTIMGVTGLVLSLIPGVIDDIDRFNRASKNGISFDAQLEKDVRDMGNPQYIDTPLGPFPNPWYNTGVA; encoded by the coding sequence GTGAGCGTGACGACCGACGCGAACGGCGCGCTGCTGCACAAGCAGGAGTTCGACCCGTGGGGCAATGTGCGCGCGGGCGACGTGCCCGAGACCACGCTGGACTACACCGGCCAGCGGCGTGACACCACCGGCCTGCTGTACTATAATGCCCGCTACTACGACCCGGTGAGCGGCCACTTTCTCAGCGCGGATACCGTGGTGCCGGGGAACGCCTCCGGCGGCATGGATGGCGTGGCGCTGAAGCCGCTGACCGTGAGCTTTGCGGAGCCGGGCCTGCTGAGTAGCCTCAATTCAGAGGAGTCTCATGCCGATAAGTTGTATTGGGGTGGACCAGCCAACCCGCAGAGCCTCAACCGCTATAGCTATGTACAAAATAATCCTATAATATATAGAGACCCAACAGGACATGAGCCTCGAGGTCCTAAGGGAGATCCTGTAGGTAAGGGATGGTCTTATCGTATTGACGCGTTTAATAACGGAGACGGCTTTGAAATCCATGTCTTTAATCCAAGAGGGCAGGAAGTAGGTATCGTTGCTGGTCGGGATGGATGGATAAATAAGCATAATAAACCAGGTGAAATCCCATCAGGCATGCCCGAAGAGGTGATAAATAACATCAATGGTGTTAATGTATCTCAGCTTCGCAGAAGAGGACTTATCCCAGAAAAAGGCGTTGCTCCATCTATTAAGAATGGAAGCTACTTACTTGAGGGGCGTACTATAATGGGGGTAACTGGGTTAGTACTATCCTTAATTCCAGGGGTTATAGATGATATTGATAGATTCAACCGGGCATCAAAAAATGGAATAAGTTTTGATGCTCAGTTGGAAAAAGATGTCAGAGATATGGGAAACCCTCAGTATATAGATACACCTTTAGGGCCATTTCCTAATCCTTGGTATAACACTGGGGTAGCCTGA